A stretch of the Denticeps clupeoides chromosome 6, fDenClu1.1, whole genome shotgun sequence genome encodes the following:
- the nsrp1 gene encoding nuclear speckle splicing regulatory protein 1 — translation MAVPGKQYGLILPQKSSTKSTALSRPSIFGDDSDDETSVGKTLQKEAVKKKMMKQTRLEMQKALDQDSSVYEYDAVYDDIQKQRLESSKKALTGIDKKPKYINQLLKAVEERKKEQERRDERKIQKEREAEGDQFADKEAYVTSAYRQKLKEREEELEREKRQAQIEAALDVKKQKDLSGFYRHLLNQTVGEESVPDRSAQRDEKANSTAPSEKQSSPPPSPPAHDSDSHSDQEQKAGKTEFNKSSVNSAHSKRQYRQRSPSSGSGDERPKEKGREREKKSHKHRERDRGRDRGKDDRHSHRRDDKEHRRDRERDKERTDDRSKGRKDRERERDDRHGKRDRREASPRDKEGDKNGEREREKEGEGHKVKEKEKYRGEERVKAKEDKDREKTADGHSTEKEKSGPQGEDTITDSAPEPSKFAKRSSEQTVSSARDRYLARQLARSAVKTYIEKEED, via the exons ATGGCGGTTCCTGGTAAACA GTACGGATTGATTTTGCCACAGAAAAGCTCTACCAAATCTACCGCTCTCTCTCGACCCTCCATTTTTGGAGATGACTCTGACGATGAG ACCTCAGTGGGGAAGACTTTGCAGAAAGAAGCAGtaaagaagaagatgatgaagcAG ACCCGCCTGGAGATGCAGAAAGCACTGGATCAAGATAGCAGCGTTTATGAGTATGACGCGGTTTATGACGACATTCAGAAACAGAGGCTGGAGAGCAGTAAGAAAGCTCTGACCGGAATAGACAAAAAG CCCAAGTACATAAACCAGCTACTGAAAGCTgtggaagagagaaagaaagagcaagAACGCAGAGATGAACGAAAAAtccagaaggagagagaggctGAGGGGGACCAGTTTGCTGATAAAGAGGCTTATGTCACTTCTGCCTATCGGCAAAAGCtgaaggagagagaagaagaactggagagagagaagaggcaAGCTCAAATTGAAG CTGCTTTGGATGTAAAGAAGCAGAAGGACTTGAGTGGGTTTTACAGACATCTACTGAATCAGACAGTAGGGGAGGAAAGTGTACCTGATCGAAGTGCACAAAG gGATGAAAAGGCAAATTCCACCGCCCCATCAGAAAAACAGagttctcctcctccatctccacctgCCCATGACTCAGACTCACACAGTGACCAGGAGCAGAAAGCTGGAAAGACTGAGTTCAACAAGTCCTCTGTGAACAGTGCCCATTCCAAACGGCAGTACAGGCAGAGGTCTCCTTCCTCTGGCAGTGGGGATGAACGGCCTAAAGAAAAAGGTCGAGAGCGTGAGAAGAAAAgccacaaacacagagagagggatagaGGAAGGGACCGAGGCAAAGATGATCGACATAGCCACCGGAGAGATGACAAGGAACACAGAAGGGACAGGGAGAGGGACAAAGAGAGGACAGATGATCGCAGCAAGGGGAGGAAGgacagagaaagggagagagatgACAGACATGGAAAGAGGGACCGGCGTGAAGCTAGTCCGAGAGACAAAGAGGGGGATAAAAATGGGGAGAGGGAACGTGAGAAGGAAGGCGAAGGACACAAAgtcaaagaaaaggaaaaatacaGAGGGGAGGAAAGAGTTAAAGCCAAGGAAGACAAGGACCGAGAGAAAACAGCAGATGGACacagcacagagaaagagaagtcTGGACCGCAAGGTGAGGATACAATTACAGATTCAGCTCCTGAGCCTAGTAAGTTTGCTAAGCGCAGCAGTGAACAGACTGTCAGCTCGGCGAGGGATAGGTATCTGGCCCGCCAGCTTGCACGCTCTGCAGTGAAGACGTACATTGAGAAAGAAGAAGACTGA
- the rbm27 gene encoding RNA-binding protein 27 — protein sequence MIIDNVDALKSWLAKLLEPICDADPSALANYVVALVKKDKPEKELKALCADQLDVFLQKETTGFVDKLFECLTTKNYLESPPPKEAAKEETKVSQQKPEEKEEPDPHPHVEDDRESRRRRSPLRNRPDFNESRSRDERRRDERKRRDVERHGKGGESYRERHERWQGSSRGRSYSRSRSRSRSGSRGKSRGREHRSKFEVERKDPELYTPSPAPMGNPPPPLLSMPPPQHQFPSSGGGALPSSVTVVTPAHLPDSTTENWSSFYLNHNKSKPFRKSSSLKQRCRDYDARGFCVRGDLCPFDHGNDPLIVDDLTLPTMIPFPPPPPGMPPTRLPMPPMTEPPPNLHMPPHAHGQPPHAHGQPPHAHGQPPHAQPAHAHAQPAHAHGQPPHAHAQPPHAHGQPPHAHGQPPHAQPPHAHGPPPHAHGPPPHAHGQPPPPGIFPMPGAMLIPASGNENPSLSGSTSALAPPGVGHPPPPPAPPAPPAPPTPSSSSSSLPLHPQYSVSEYPYDLEAYNPEAPALTGLSRQQYRHFIPRIQTQRSNLIGLTAGDCQGSRAANIVIQTEPSVTITSTIESQFGKEVESRKRTLNSIDCPQAKKSLIEKPNFNNQHKPNFPKKNHYVNTKLEVRKIPRELNNITKLNEHFCKFGTIVNIQVVFGGDPEAALIQYTSNEEARRAISSIQAVLDNRFIRVYWHREPSGQTQDQGSAPNASLPTEHPATHKVINKLHSPGAYVLNKTIPKPRPGISSPPTTSTEHLNSSLSPSPEASAVTFQAGSLSLQKGTFSRTVLKPASKSLGRTAKLLEAQEVLKKKQEAMKLQQDMRKKKQEMLQKQIEWQKVLINRLEKTRTMKPEERANIMKTLKELTEKISQLQTEISPAAHSNANNSQAKTKTDAQKELLDAELDFHKKLNSGEDTTDLKRRLGQLQVEATRLGLIPPVRVKAAPPRGRGRGRGRSLRGRGGASHMVVDHRPRALIILGITQEEKEELMPHFVKFGEIEELRDQDASSVVMTFKTRSEAENAANQGAKFKGRILQISWYKPKTASVSMEPEEESKEEVRTEAISPFLLPEEEEEDDDDEDEEDESRSWRR from the exons ATGATCATTGATAATGTTGACGCCTTGAAGTCATGGCTGGCAAAACTCCTGGAACCAAT ATGCGATGCTGACCCATCTGCATTAGCTAATTACGTTGTGGCTTTAGTAAAGAAGGATAAACCCGAGAAAGAGCTGAAGGCCCTTTGTGCAGATCAGCTGGATGTTTTCTTGCAAAAAG AGACAACTGGATTTGTTGATAAGCTGTTTGAATGCTTAACCACCAAAAACTACCTGGAAAGTCCACCTCCTAAAGAAGCAGCGAAGGAAGAGACAAAAGTCTCGCAGCAGAAACCCGAGGAGAAAGAAGAG CCCGATCCTCATCCTCATGTCGAGGATGACCGTGAATCCAGAAGAAGGAGAAGTCCACTGAGGAACCGTCCTGATTTTAACGAATCGAG GAGCAGAGACGAGCGGCGCCGTGACGAGCGCAAACGTCGGGACGTGGAGCGTCACGGGAAAGGTGGCGAGTCCTACCGCGAGCGGCATGAGCGTTGGCAAGGGAGCTCGCGAGGGCGGAGCTACAGCCGTAGCAGGAGTCGCAGCCGCAGCGGCAGCCGGGGGAAGAGCAGAGGACGAG AGCACAGATCCAAATTTGAGGTCGAAAGGAAGGACCCAGAACTCTACACCCCTTCTCCGGCACCCATGGGGAACCCTCCTCCCCCACTTCTCTCCATGCCCCCTCCTCAGCACCAGTTCCCCTCCTCCGGGGGGGGCGCGCTCCCGAGCTCGGTCACCGTGGTAACACCGGCTCACCTGCCCGACAGCACCACGGAGAACTGGTCCAGTTTTTACCTGAACCACAACAAGTCCAAGCCCTTCAGAAAGAGCTCTAGCCTGAAGCAGCGCTGCCGCGATTACGATG CCAGA GGGTTCTGTGTCCGCGGTGACCTCTGCCCCTTTGACCATGGCAATGACCCACTCATTGTGGATGACCTCACCCTACCGACTATGATACCGTTTCCACCCCCTCCACCTGGAATGCCCCCGACACGGCTGCCCATGCCCCCCATGACTGAGCCACCACCCAATCTGCACATGCCCCCCCACGCCCACGGGCAGCCGCCCCACGCCCACGGGCAGCCGCCCCACGCCCACGGGCAGCCGCCCCACGCTCAGCCGGCCCACGCCCACGCTCAGCCGGCCCACGCCCACGGGCAGCCGCCCCACGCCCACGCTCAGCCGCCCCACGCCCACGGGCAGCCGCCCCACGCCCACGGGCAGCCGCCCCACGCTCAGCCGCCCCACGCCCACGGGCCGCCGCCCCACGCCCACGGGCCGCCGCCCCACGCCCACGGGCAGCCCCCTCCTCCAGGAATCTTTCCAATGCCCG GAGCTATGTTGATCCCAGCCAGTGGCAATGAAAATCCTTCTCTGAGTGGCAGCACTTCTGCTTTGGCTCCTCCTGGAGTAggacatcctcctcctcctcctgctcctcccgctcctcctgctcctcccactccttcttcctcctcttcctctcttcctctccatccTCAGTACTCTGTCTCAGAAT ACCCATATGACCTTGAGGCGTACAACCCCGAGGCACCGGCCCTGACTGGGTTGAGCCGACAACAGTACCGCCATTTCATCCCACGGATTCAGACCCAGAGGTCCAACCTGATTGGCCTTACGGCTGGGGATTGTCAGGGCTCACGAG CTGCAAACATAGTGATCCAGACAGAGCCATCAGTGACAATCACATCTACAATTGAATCACAGTTTGGCAAAGAAGTTGAAAGCAGGAAGAGGACCCTCAACTCTATTGATTGCCCCCAGGCCAAGAAATCACTTATTGAAAA gCCAAATTTCAACAACCAGCATAAGCCCAACTTTCCCAAGAAGAACCATTACGTGAATACCAAACTGGAGGTCCGCAAGATCCCACGGGAACTCAACAACATCACCAAGTTAAACGAGCACTTCTGCAAGTTTGGGACTATAGTAAATATTCAG GTTGTGTTTGGCGGTGACCCAGAAGCAGCTCTCATCCAGTACACATCCAATGAGGAGGCCCGACGGGCCATATCCAGCATTCAGGCAGTCCTCGACAACCGCTTTATCCGGGTATACTGGCACCGTGAGCCCAGTGGGCAGACCCAGGACCAGGGATCTGCCCCTAATGCCAGCCTGCCAACTGAGCACCCAGCCACGCACAAG GTGATTAATAAACTCCACAGCCCAGGGGCCTATGTGCTGAATAAGACCATCCCCAAACCCAGACCCGGGATCAGCTCTCCACCCACCACCTCCACGGAACACCTCAACTCCAGTCTGAGCCCCAGCCCCGAGGCCTCTGCGGTGACATTTCAG GCAGGGTCCTTGAGTCTTCAGAAGGGGACGTTCTCTCGCACAGTCCTGAAACCTGCCTCCAAATCCCTGGGGAGGACGGCCAAATTACTGGAAGCCCAAGAAGTCTTGAAGAagaagcag GAAGCCATGAAGTTGCAGCAGGAcatgagaaagaaaaagcaGGAGATGCTGCAGAAGCAGATTGAATGGCAGAAG GTGTTGATCAACAGGCTGGAGAAGACCAGAACCATGAAGCCTGAGGAACGGGCAAACATCATGAAGACTCTAAAAGAGCTCACCGAGAAGATCTCCCAGCTGCAGACAGAGATAAGTCCTGCAGCTCATTCAAATGCCAACAACAGCCAGGCTAAGACCAAGACTGAT GCCCAGAAGGAGCTTCTTGATGCTGAGCTGGACTTCCACAAGAAGCTGAACTCCGGGGAGGACACCACCGACCTGAAGAGGAGGTTGGGCCAGCTGCAAGTGGAG GCAACGCGCTTGGGGCTGATTCCACCTGTTCGAGTCAAGGCAGCCCCACCGCGCGGGCGCGGCAGGGGCCGAGGGCGCAGCCTgaggggaaggggcggggccagccACATGGTGGTGGACCATCGGCCACGAGCGCTCATCATCCTGGGGATCAcgcaggaggagaaggaggagctgaTGCCGCACTTTGTG aaattCGGTGAGATTGAGGAACTCCGTGACCAGGACGCCAGCAGTGTTGTCATGACATTTAAGACACGGAGCGAGGCTGAGAAC GCTGCAAATCAAGGGGCCAAGTTCAAAGGTCGGATTCTACAGATCTCTTGGTACAAGCCCAAAACGGCCTCAGTTTCCATGGAGCCAGAGGAGGAGTCCAAGGAAGAGGTCCGCACA GAGGCCATCAGTCCCTTTCTGCttccagaggaagaggaggaagatgatgacgacgaagatgaggaagatgagagTCGCTCATGGAGGCGATGA